The following coding sequences are from one Psychrobacter sp. AH5 window:
- a CDS encoding YecA family protein codes for MSTNPLSFDQLLDFLDNQESPYVLDSVATHGFLTATVIGPALANWQQALFEGQTDKVPENVVDGVQRWREAIIAELKNETPIELPFGSDEESEQAVAEFSEESDIVAWSIGFVDAMYADDAEDWFEDEDTAEDVAVLTLPMIVLSGIDDEDAELAQMRNDKDKMAQMANSIEGNLTELFLLFHTKD; via the coding sequence ATGAGTACTAACCCATTAAGCTTTGATCAACTGCTCGATTTTTTGGATAATCAAGAGAGCCCCTACGTGCTCGATAGCGTCGCCACTCACGGGTTTTTGACTGCCACAGTGATTGGTCCTGCGCTAGCAAATTGGCAGCAGGCCTTGTTTGAAGGTCAAACCGACAAAGTACCTGAAAACGTGGTTGACGGTGTGCAGCGTTGGCGCGAGGCTATCATCGCTGAGCTAAAAAATGAGACGCCTATCGAGCTGCCTTTTGGGTCCGATGAAGAGAGTGAGCAAGCGGTTGCCGAATTCTCAGAAGAGTCGGATATCGTCGCTTGGTCGATAGGTTTTGTCGATGCAATGTATGCTGATGACGCTGAGGATTGGTTTGAAGATGAAGATACCGCGGAGGATGTGGCGGTTTTGACCTTGCCTATGATCGTGCTCAGTGGTATCGATGACGAGGATGCAGAGCTTGCGCAAATGCGTAATGATAAAGATAAAATGGCGCAAATGGCCAATAGTATCGAGGGTAATCTAACGGAGCTGTTCTTGTTGTTTCATACCAAGGACTAA
- a CDS encoding PA3496 family putative envelope integrity protein: protein MSDPDIDDFDDEFADDDDAKMVEEAETSIRTRLSSLEKRRLIDNLLEEKRLAKALKDDLEDDGDDDLDDDWDADWNDEDL from the coding sequence ATGAGCGATCCTGATATTGATGATTTTGATGATGAATTTGCTGACGATGATGATGCAAAGATGGTTGAAGAAGCAGAAACGAGTATACGCACGCGCTTGAGTAGTCTGGAGAAGCGTCGTCTCATCGATAATTTGTTAGAAGAGAAGCGCTTAGCAAAGGCTCTAAAAGACGACTTAGAAGATGATGGCGATGATGATTTAGATGACGACTGGGATGCGGACTGGAACGATGAAGACTTATAA
- a CDS encoding YbjQ family protein, with protein sequence MQLSNLEHLPGYQITERLDVVYGSTVRSKHVGKDLFAGLKNIVGGELTAYTELLEESRQEAIDRMTVKAEALGADAVVGLRFSTSSIAQGASELFVYGTAVKAIRAVQPMQSQPPSDSGYQSYQKPNTQADYEQTPVDDLPRFNPFG encoded by the coding sequence GTGCAACTCTCCAATCTTGAGCACTTACCAGGCTATCAGATCACTGAACGCTTAGATGTGGTCTATGGCAGTACGGTGCGCTCAAAACACGTCGGCAAAGACTTATTTGCCGGCCTAAAAAACATCGTCGGCGGCGAGCTTACCGCCTACACTGAGCTACTAGAGGAGTCGCGTCAAGAGGCGATAGATAGAATGACTGTTAAGGCTGAAGCATTAGGCGCTGATGCGGTAGTTGGTCTGCGTTTTTCGACCTCTAGCATCGCGCAAGGTGCCTCTGAATTATTTGTCTATGGCACCGCAGTCAAAGCCATTCGAGCCGTGCAGCCGATGCAAAGCCAGCCGCCTAGCGATTCTGGCTATCAGTCCTATCAAAAGCCAAATACTCAAGCCGATTATGAGCAAACGCCAGTAGACGATTTACCACGTTTTAATCCCTTTGGCTAA